A region from the Actinoplanes sp. OR16 genome encodes:
- a CDS encoding catalase: MPEPTLPSPASLDPAESTPLQASLAPERGLQTGEALTTAQGLRLSDTDHSLKAGTRGPALMEDFHLREKITHFDHERIPERVVHARGSGAYGVFTAYGNAASITKAGFLAEKNKQTEVFVRFSTVLGSRGSADTVRDVRGFATKFYTDEGNFDLVGNNMPVFFIQDGIKFPDLIHAAKWHPDREIPQAQTAHDTFWDFVSLHTEATHHVLWAMSDRAIPRSYRTMEGFGVHTFRLVNAAGETALVKFHWKPVAGVHSLAWEEAQIAAGVDPDFHRRDLTDSIDAGLFFEYELGVQVMPDTGDETFQGIDLLDPTKMVPEELAPVQPIGKLVLNRNTDNFHAETEQIAFHMGNLVPGIEVTNDPLLQARLFSYLDTQLSRLGGPNFTQLPINRSHAPVNDNLRDGMHQSVVHRGIAPYLPNSLGGDEAPEADKSGYVHLPRPVQGVKIRENPASFADHYSQAALFYHSLTPLEQEHMVEAFTFELGKCYETPIRERMLTVLAKVDAGLTAKVAAGLGLPAPQGEPPAEVTPSPALAQITDKLWPIAGRIVGVIAGPGADLSGIDALRKALKPQGVVVRVIAPIGGVLDGKEIVERTFQTARSVEFDAVVVADGAGKLVDLQVTVLLQEAFRHAKAIGSWGDGEQLLLTAGIDPAAPGVLRSADAGKAYAEQLAAALAKHRAWERVPLLKPSASSQGS, from the coding sequence ATGCCAGAACCTACACTTCCCAGCCCGGCGTCCCTCGACCCTGCCGAGTCCACGCCGCTGCAGGCGTCGCTCGCGCCGGAGCGTGGTCTGCAGACCGGGGAGGCCCTGACCACCGCGCAGGGTCTGCGGTTGTCCGACACCGATCACTCGCTGAAGGCCGGGACGCGCGGCCCGGCGCTGATGGAGGACTTCCACCTCCGCGAGAAGATCACCCACTTCGACCACGAGCGCATCCCGGAGCGGGTGGTCCACGCTCGGGGCTCGGGCGCCTACGGCGTGTTCACCGCCTACGGCAACGCCGCGTCCATCACCAAGGCCGGGTTCCTGGCCGAGAAGAACAAGCAGACCGAGGTCTTCGTACGATTCTCGACCGTCCTCGGCTCGCGGGGCTCCGCCGACACCGTCCGTGACGTGCGCGGATTCGCCACCAAGTTCTACACCGACGAGGGCAACTTCGACCTGGTCGGCAACAACATGCCGGTCTTCTTCATCCAGGACGGCATCAAGTTCCCGGACCTCATCCACGCCGCCAAGTGGCACCCGGACCGGGAGATCCCGCAGGCGCAGACCGCGCACGACACGTTCTGGGACTTCGTCTCGCTGCACACCGAGGCCACCCACCACGTCCTGTGGGCGATGTCGGACCGGGCCATCCCGCGCTCGTACCGGACCATGGAAGGGTTCGGCGTGCACACGTTCCGCCTGGTCAACGCGGCCGGCGAGACGGCACTCGTGAAGTTCCACTGGAAGCCGGTCGCGGGCGTGCACTCGCTGGCGTGGGAGGAGGCGCAGATCGCCGCCGGCGTCGACCCGGACTTCCACCGCCGCGACCTCACCGACTCGATCGACGCCGGCCTGTTCTTCGAGTACGAACTCGGTGTGCAGGTCATGCCGGACACCGGTGACGAGACCTTCCAGGGCATCGACCTGCTCGACCCCACGAAGATGGTGCCGGAGGAACTGGCGCCGGTGCAGCCGATCGGCAAGCTCGTGCTGAACCGCAACACCGACAACTTCCACGCCGAGACCGAGCAGATCGCCTTCCACATGGGCAACCTGGTCCCCGGCATCGAGGTCACGAACGACCCGCTGCTGCAGGCGCGGCTCTTCTCCTACCTGGACACCCAGCTGAGCCGGCTCGGCGGGCCGAACTTCACCCAGCTGCCGATCAACCGGTCGCACGCCCCGGTGAACGACAACCTGCGCGACGGCATGCACCAGAGCGTGGTGCACCGGGGTATCGCCCCGTACCTGCCGAACAGCCTGGGCGGCGATGAGGCGCCGGAGGCTGACAAGTCCGGATATGTCCACCTGCCTCGGCCCGTCCAAGGTGTGAAAATTCGGGAAAATCCGGCGAGCTTCGCGGACCACTACTCCCAGGCGGCGCTCTTCTACCACAGCCTCACGCCGCTCGAGCAGGAGCACATGGTCGAGGCGTTCACGTTCGAGCTGGGCAAATGCTACGAGACCCCGATCCGGGAGCGGATGCTGACGGTCCTCGCGAAGGTCGACGCCGGCCTGACCGCGAAGGTCGCCGCCGGTCTCGGCCTGCCCGCGCCGCAGGGTGAGCCGCCGGCCGAGGTCACCCCGTCCCCGGCGCTCGCGCAGATCACCGACAAGCTCTGGCCGATCGCCGGCCGGATCGTCGGTGTGATCGCCGGTCCGGGCGCCGATCTGTCCGGCATCGACGCGCTGCGCAAGGCCCTCAAGCCGCAGGGCGTGGTGGTCCGGGTGATCGCCCCGATCGGCGGTGTCCTGGACGGCAAGGAGATCGTCGAGCGGACGTTCCAGACCGCCCGGTCCGTGGAGTTCGACGCGGTCGTCGTCGCGGACGGCGCCGGCAAGCTCGTCGATCTGCAGGTGACGGTTCTGCTGCAGGAGGCGTTCCGGCACGCGAAGGCGATCGGCTCGTGGGGCGACGGCGAGCAGCTGCTGCTCACGGCCGGCATCGACCCGGCTGCCCCGGGTGTGCTGCGCAGTGCCGACGCGGGCAAGGCGTACGCCGAGCAGCTGGCGGCGGCGCTCGCCAAGCACCGCGCGTGGGAGCGGGTGCCGCTGCTGAAGCCGTCGGCTTCGTCGCAGGGTTCCTGA
- a CDS encoding UBP-type zinc finger domain-containing protein: protein MTAPIRPDVPPSGTGCVECLETSGWWFHLRRCAECGHIGCCDTSPSQHATAHFRSTGHPIVQSFEPGEDWFWDYEKEEAGSGPELAPPHSRPADQTVPGPAESVPSDWRNKIHR, encoded by the coding sequence GTGACAGCACCGATTCGACCCGACGTCCCTCCTTCAGGCACCGGCTGCGTCGAGTGCCTCGAGACCAGCGGATGGTGGTTCCACCTGCGCCGATGTGCCGAGTGTGGACACATCGGCTGCTGCGACACCTCGCCGTCGCAGCACGCCACCGCGCACTTCCGCAGCACCGGGCACCCGATCGTCCAGTCCTTCGAGCCGGGTGAGGACTGGTTCTGGGACTACGAGAAGGAGGAGGCCGGCAGCGGGCCCGAGCTGGCCCCGCCGCACAGCCGCCCCGCCGACCAGACCGTTCCCGGCCCGGCCGAGTCCGTTCCCTCGGATTGGCGCAACAAGATCCATCGCTGA
- a CDS encoding helix-turn-helix domain-containing protein gives MTDPDDDLIPSVFARDCLSRDVLGDVTGRWGGLALAALHDGSFRFNALRRKVDGVSEKMLAQTLQALERDGLVRREVQTTIPPRVEYSLTELGERVAAKFVELIELVEGEINTMRAAQEAYDELR, from the coding sequence ATGACCGACCCGGATGACGACCTGATCCCCAGCGTCTTCGCCCGCGACTGCCTCTCCCGTGACGTGCTCGGCGACGTCACCGGCCGCTGGGGCGGGCTCGCGCTGGCCGCGCTGCACGACGGGTCGTTCCGGTTCAACGCGCTGCGCCGCAAGGTCGACGGCGTGAGCGAGAAGATGCTGGCCCAGACGCTGCAGGCGCTGGAGCGTGACGGCCTGGTCCGCCGCGAGGTGCAGACCACGATCCCGCCACGGGTGGAGTACAGCCTGACCGAGCTGGGCGAGCGGGTCGCCGCGAAGTTCGTCGAGCTGATCGAGCTGGTCGAAGGTGAGATCAACACCATGCGCGCTGCGCAGGAAGCGTACGACGAGCTGCGATAG
- a CDS encoding P1 family peptidase, with the protein MEPQLLSAHAGNWTGDGTGVTVIIPPPGTVGSGEVRGGAPATREFEVLDPTRTVDRVDAVVLSGGSAFGLSAAGGVMEVLRSRGRGFPTPFGPVPIVVGMSIFDPSVGATPPDASAGRDAALAALRGDLFLGGTSGAGAGATSGKWRGGLAPGGLGIAHGRSGDCSLAVVAVVNAWGDVLAADGRPVPSVDRGSVAAPFGRSNTTLAVVLTDATLTKNDCFLLSQSAHDGFARALHPAHSRYDGDAAVALATGEVEADLDLLRAVTTEVTAEAIRAAVTA; encoded by the coding sequence GTGGAACCTCAACTCCTCTCGGCCCACGCCGGCAACTGGACCGGCGACGGCACCGGCGTCACCGTCATCATTCCGCCGCCCGGCACGGTCGGTTCCGGGGAGGTCCGCGGCGGCGCCCCCGCCACCAGGGAGTTCGAGGTCCTCGACCCCACCCGGACGGTCGACCGCGTCGACGCCGTGGTCCTCTCCGGCGGCTCCGCTTTCGGCCTGTCGGCGGCCGGCGGCGTCATGGAGGTCCTGCGCTCCCGCGGCCGGGGATTTCCCACACCGTTCGGCCCGGTACCGATCGTCGTCGGCATGTCGATCTTCGACCCGTCCGTCGGCGCCACGCCACCGGATGCGTCGGCCGGGCGCGATGCCGCCCTCGCGGCGCTGCGGGGAGACCTCTTCCTCGGGGGTACGTCGGGAGCCGGCGCCGGCGCGACCTCCGGCAAATGGCGGGGCGGCCTGGCGCCGGGCGGACTCGGGATCGCCCACGGCCGGTCCGGGGACTGTTCGCTGGCCGTCGTGGCGGTGGTCAATGCCTGGGGTGATGTCCTCGCCGCCGACGGCAGGCCGGTGCCCTCTGTCGATCGTGGATCGGTGGCGGCTCCGTTCGGACGCTCGAACACCACCCTGGCCGTCGTCCTGACCGACGCGACGCTCACCAAGAACGACTGCTTCCTGCTGTCGCAGAGCGCCCACGACGGCTTCGCCCGCGCCCTCCACCCGGCCCACTCGCGCTACGACGGCGACGCGGCGGTGGCCCTGGCGACCGGCGAGGTGGAGGCCGACCTGGATCTGCTGCGAGCGGTCACGACGGAGGTGACCGCCGAGGCGATTCGCGCGGCGGTCACCGCCTGA
- a CDS encoding FtsX-like permease family protein gives MIALVLGMVWARRGQALVLAVLAALAVAPAVAAPAYVRAADRVVAAGEVAAADPAERTVTIGFTENAGQVADPGAEGAQINLPSTGAALVGLPGFDYVYAAEYATIGIEDDDRYRTRLVYRQDACAHLTVISGRCLIGAGDVVLGEQTARRLGLAAGDAIDLSYAVFSSDPEFQMYVAGGAPKRFFVAGVYRVPDPGASYWGRQGYFAAEPGDRAGEPAFVGLASMSTMDRKNVLVTIDGSAGPGALDVDRLPAVRTALGELQRSVADLGAGLTLTTGMPALTARIDSGRAAVREMVPVPAVALILLACLTLFLAVGYGAEARRPEAAVIALRGARWWHRWWLATGESLVAVLAGALAGCLAGQLLVSAVVAVRYPGAGAGADPASLTYAPVALLAAALTVILAQRGPLMRPVADLLRRAPRAGRTAGIVTDVLIVAVAAAAVTQLITGRELTGAGAAAPALAMIALALLLARALEPLVARYGRRAVARGRLGAGLAGFQLSRRPRSAAVFAVLVAAVAVCVYAVSAADVAARGRALQAGLGTGADRVLDVAPIGRSRLLRAVRAADPGGDAAMAVVRITTPRGERPALAVDTTRLSTVAAWPRGFDAAATQRALRPEAPEPLILRGTTIALDLTASDFLDGKAVSLDVVLTPLNGEPDVVTPMGVLRDGRHTYRQRLPQCAAGCRLDAFKLAGGSAVLGVTGVVTVHGLDGDPGRWRSSRGGVLSAAGGALAIELTGLDGLPEGVVVQPVSTPYPLPAAVAGGGVPGAVTGLDYRDVPIAVAARVPALPAAGAPAVLVDLEYADRLAADGAPATGAQVWLSPAAPDDIAERLAAEGVTVVADVRSEQLTRRLDRQGPAVAIGYFILVAVLVAGLAAGVLVLTTAVDRGRRAEDLTALRRQGLSRREVRGAVLWAYPWLVILAVACGLVVALGGWALTGWALPLAGLRPPPLPFPGRPGVIPLVVTAGALLIVLLGTAIPAARRVLRRIP, from the coding sequence ATGATCGCCCTCGTCCTCGGGATGGTCTGGGCCCGGCGCGGGCAGGCACTGGTCCTCGCGGTGCTGGCCGCGCTGGCCGTGGCGCCGGCCGTGGCCGCCCCCGCCTACGTCCGGGCCGCCGACCGGGTCGTCGCGGCGGGTGAGGTCGCCGCCGCTGATCCGGCCGAACGTACCGTGACCATCGGTTTCACCGAGAACGCCGGGCAGGTCGCCGATCCCGGCGCCGAGGGCGCCCAGATCAACCTGCCGTCGACCGGGGCCGCGCTCGTCGGCCTGCCCGGATTCGACTACGTCTACGCCGCCGAGTACGCCACGATCGGCATCGAGGACGACGACAGGTACCGCACTCGCCTGGTCTACCGGCAGGACGCCTGCGCCCACCTCACCGTGATCAGCGGCCGGTGCCTGATCGGGGCGGGCGACGTGGTGCTCGGCGAGCAGACCGCGCGGCGGCTCGGTCTGGCCGCGGGCGACGCGATCGACCTGAGCTACGCGGTGTTCTCCTCCGACCCGGAATTCCAGATGTACGTCGCGGGCGGTGCCCCGAAACGGTTCTTCGTGGCCGGCGTCTACCGGGTGCCGGATCCGGGCGCCTCCTACTGGGGACGGCAGGGCTACTTCGCCGCCGAGCCCGGCGACCGGGCCGGCGAGCCGGCGTTCGTGGGCCTCGCCTCGATGAGCACGATGGACCGGAAGAACGTCCTGGTCACCATCGACGGCTCGGCCGGTCCGGGCGCTCTGGACGTGGACCGCCTGCCCGCGGTGCGGACCGCCCTCGGCGAGCTGCAGCGGTCCGTCGCCGACCTGGGCGCCGGGCTCACCCTGACGACCGGGATGCCGGCGCTGACGGCCCGCATCGACAGCGGCCGGGCCGCCGTCCGGGAGATGGTGCCGGTGCCGGCCGTGGCGCTGATCCTGCTCGCCTGCCTCACCCTCTTCCTGGCGGTCGGCTACGGCGCCGAGGCCCGCCGCCCGGAGGCCGCCGTGATCGCATTGCGCGGCGCCCGCTGGTGGCACCGCTGGTGGCTGGCGACCGGGGAGAGTCTCGTGGCGGTGCTGGCCGGCGCGCTCGCCGGCTGCCTCGCCGGTCAGCTGCTGGTCTCCGCCGTCGTGGCGGTCCGTTATCCGGGCGCCGGCGCCGGCGCCGACCCGGCGTCGCTGACCTACGCCCCGGTCGCCCTGCTGGCCGCCGCGCTCACCGTGATCCTGGCCCAGCGCGGCCCGCTGATGCGCCCGGTGGCCGACCTGCTGCGTCGCGCGCCCCGGGCCGGCCGGACCGCCGGGATCGTCACGGACGTGCTGATCGTGGCGGTGGCGGCGGCCGCCGTCACGCAGCTGATCACCGGCCGCGAGCTGACCGGCGCCGGAGCGGCAGCCCCGGCGCTCGCCATGATCGCCCTGGCGCTGCTGCTGGCCCGGGCGCTCGAACCACTGGTGGCGCGCTACGGGCGCCGAGCCGTCGCGCGGGGCCGCCTCGGCGCCGGGCTCGCCGGTTTCCAGCTCTCCCGCCGCCCGCGCTCGGCGGCGGTCTTCGCCGTGCTCGTCGCCGCGGTGGCCGTCTGCGTCTACGCGGTGAGCGCCGCCGACGTGGCCGCCCGCGGCCGGGCGCTCCAGGCCGGACTCGGCACCGGCGCCGACCGGGTGCTCGACGTGGCGCCGATCGGCCGCAGCCGACTGCTGAGGGCGGTCCGCGCCGCCGATCCGGGCGGTGACGCGGCGATGGCCGTCGTCCGGATCACCACGCCGCGGGGCGAGCGCCCGGCCCTGGCCGTCGACACGACCCGGCTGTCCACGGTCGCGGCCTGGCCCCGGGGTTTCGACGCCGCGGCGACGCAGCGGGCCCTGCGCCCGGAGGCGCCGGAGCCACTGATCCTGCGCGGGACGACGATCGCCCTGGACCTGACGGCGAGCGACTTCCTGGACGGCAAGGCGGTCAGCCTGGACGTCGTGCTGACCCCGCTGAACGGCGAACCGGACGTCGTCACGCCGATGGGGGTGCTGCGGGACGGCCGGCACACCTACCGCCAGCGGCTGCCGCAGTGTGCGGCCGGCTGCCGGCTGGACGCCTTCAAGCTGGCCGGCGGCTCGGCGGTGCTCGGTGTGACCGGCGTGGTCACCGTGCACGGACTGGACGGCGATCCGGGGCGCTGGCGGTCGTCGCGGGGCGGGGTGCTGTCCGCGGCGGGCGGGGCGCTGGCCATCGAGCTGACCGGCCTGGACGGTCTCCCCGAGGGGGTCGTCGTGCAGCCGGTGAGCACGCCGTACCCGCTGCCCGCGGCGGTCGCGGGCGGGGGAGTCCCCGGCGCCGTGACCGGCCTGGACTACCGCGACGTCCCGATCGCCGTCGCGGCCCGGGTGCCCGCGCTGCCGGCGGCCGGCGCCCCGGCGGTACTGGTCGATCTGGAGTACGCCGACCGCCTCGCCGCCGACGGCGCGCCCGCGACCGGCGCCCAGGTGTGGCTGTCGCCGGCTGCTCCGGACGACATCGCCGAGCGGCTCGCCGCCGAGGGCGTGACGGTGGTGGCGGACGTCCGGTCCGAGCAGCTCACCCGGCGCCTCGACCGGCAGGGCCCGGCCGTCGCGATCGGCTATTTCATCCTGGTCGCCGTGCTGGTCGCGGGACTGGCGGCCGGCGTTCTCGTGCTCACCACCGCTGTCGATCGCGGGCGGCGGGCCGAGGATCTGACGGCCCTGCGGCGGCAGGGCCTGAGCCGGAGGGAGGTCCGGGGTGCGGTGCTCTGGGCGTACCCCTGGCTGGTGATCCTCGCCGTGGCCTGCGGCCTGGTGGTCGCGCTCGGAGGGTGGGCACTGACCGGCTGGGCGCTGCCGCTCGCCGGGCTGCGACCGCCGCCGCTGCCCTTCCCCGGACGGCCCGGCGTGATTCCCCTGGTGGTGACCGCCGGCGCGTTGCTGATCGTGCTGCTCGGCACGGCGATCCCGGCGGCCCGGCGGGTGCTCAGGAGAATCCCCTGA
- a CDS encoding SDR family oxidoreductase: protein MTTIAVTGATGHLGRLVVDALIARGAAPGDIVAAVRDTAKAADLAALGVQVRHADYDTPSTLAAALAGVDRLLLISGNAVGQRVPQHTAVIEAAVSSGVGFIAYTSILRADSSPIGLAPEHLATEQVIAASGIPFALLRNGWYTENYAGSVAGALHTGTIAGSAGNGRIAAATRADYAEAAAAVLLAGSPGVYELGGTPFTMTEFAAEVAKQSGRPVVYTDLPVAEYQAVLAGAGLPEAYAGLLADTDFQITEGHLDTDSDDLVRLIGRPSTPLSEAVAALLKA from the coding sequence ATGACCACCATCGCCGTCACCGGTGCCACCGGGCACCTCGGCCGCCTCGTCGTCGACGCGCTCATCGCGCGGGGCGCTGCTCCGGGCGACATCGTCGCGGCGGTCCGCGACACCGCCAAGGCCGCCGACCTCGCGGCCCTCGGCGTCCAGGTCCGGCACGCCGACTACGACACGCCCTCGACACTCGCCGCCGCTCTCGCCGGGGTCGACCGGCTGCTGCTGATCTCCGGCAACGCGGTGGGTCAGCGGGTTCCGCAGCACACGGCGGTGATCGAGGCCGCCGTGTCGTCCGGTGTCGGATTCATCGCTTACACCAGCATCCTGCGGGCGGACAGCAGCCCGATCGGCCTCGCCCCGGAGCACCTCGCCACCGAGCAGGTGATCGCGGCGTCCGGCATCCCGTTCGCCCTGCTGCGCAACGGCTGGTACACCGAGAACTACGCAGGCAGCGTCGCCGGCGCCCTGCACACCGGCACGATCGCGGGCAGCGCGGGCAACGGGAGGATCGCCGCCGCCACCCGGGCCGACTACGCCGAGGCCGCCGCCGCGGTGCTGCTCGCAGGCTCCCCCGGCGTCTACGAGCTGGGCGGCACGCCGTTCACGATGACCGAGTTCGCGGCCGAGGTGGCGAAGCAGTCGGGCCGGCCGGTCGTCTACACCGACCTGCCGGTCGCCGAGTACCAGGCGGTGCTGGCGGGGGCCGGCCTTCCGGAGGCGTACGCCGGCCTGCTCGCCGACACCGACTTCCAGATCACCGAAGGCCACCTCGACACGGACAGCGACGACCTCGTCCGGCTGATCGGCCGCCCGTCGACGCCGCTGTCCGAGGCCGTGGCGGCGCTGCTCAAGGCCTGA
- a CDS encoding DUF427 domain-containing protein codes for MADKPRLQPGPDHPITIRPSTERVVVTVAGKVVADSRNALTLQEANYPPAYYVPLTDVDRSLLERTETTTYCPYKGEAGYYSIPAGGEKSVDAIWEYTAPYDAVAPIVNHVAFYPNRVDSIETTPL; via the coding sequence ATGGCCGACAAACCTCGGCTGCAGCCCGGACCGGATCATCCGATCACCATCAGGCCCAGCACCGAGCGGGTCGTCGTCACGGTCGCCGGCAAGGTGGTCGCCGACAGCCGTAACGCGCTGACCTTGCAGGAGGCGAACTATCCGCCGGCGTACTACGTGCCGCTGACCGATGTCGACCGGTCGCTGCTGGAGCGGACCGAGACGACGACCTACTGCCCCTACAAGGGTGAGGCCGGCTACTACTCGATCCCGGCCGGTGGGGAGAAGTCGGTGGACGCGATCTGGGAGTACACGGCGCCGTACGACGCGGTGGCGCCGATCGTCAACCACGTGGCGTTCTATCCGAACCGGGTGGATTCGATCGAGACAACGCCGCTCTGA
- a CDS encoding aminoacyl-tRNA deacylase produces the protein MTTPAIDAATASGISFDVITHGPVASVEEAAEAQGVEVRDLVKTLVVRRAEGEYLFVLVPGDRSISWPKLRALLGVNRLSMPDAATAKEATGYERGTITPFGSAKPWPVIADERTRGRTISLGAGQRGLGLRVPADAAVSVLNGTFADVTEPVRP, from the coding sequence GTGACGACCCCCGCGATAGACGCAGCGACCGCCTCCGGCATCTCCTTCGACGTGATCACCCACGGTCCCGTCGCCAGCGTCGAGGAGGCCGCCGAGGCACAGGGAGTCGAGGTCCGCGACCTGGTCAAGACCCTCGTGGTACGCCGGGCCGAGGGCGAGTACCTGTTCGTCCTCGTCCCCGGCGACCGTTCCATCTCCTGGCCGAAACTCCGGGCCCTGCTCGGGGTGAACCGCCTCTCCATGCCCGACGCCGCCACGGCCAAGGAGGCCACCGGCTACGAACGAGGCACCATCACCCCGTTCGGCTCGGCGAAGCCGTGGCCGGTGATCGCCGACGAGCGGACCCGGGGCCGGACCATCAGCCTCGGCGCCGGACAGCGAGGCCTGGGCCTGCGCGTGCCGGCCGACGCCGCGGTCTCCGTGTTGAACGGCACCTTCGCCGACGTCACCGAGCCGGTCAGGCCTTGA
- a CDS encoding TIGR03617 family F420-dependent LLM class oxidoreductase has protein sequence MLVDFAAPVAASPSEAETAAVSAEQVGYDGFLAAETKHDVFTTLALVARATSQISLQSAIAVAFARNPMNVAVLANDLQLISEGRFRLGLGSQVKPHIERRFAMPWGQPAKRMEEFVGAIRAIWRAWQTGDRLMFRGEFYKHTLMTDFFNPGPNPFGNPPIEVAAVGERMIAAAGRAADGLLVHPLTSAAYLTERILPCLREARGGGLDGFTLQMSAMVVLGADPAQRARADQAVRGQIAFYASTPSYRPVLELHGWGDLADRLNVLSRRQQWTEMAAEITDDVLDAFAVSGDAAAVAAGLQDRFGTSIDRVSLYTPYEADRYQMAAVRAALSRSNPPGSDRTPRG, from the coding sequence ATGCTTGTTGACTTCGCCGCGCCGGTCGCGGCCTCGCCCTCCGAGGCGGAGACCGCCGCGGTGTCGGCGGAGCAGGTCGGATACGACGGTTTCCTCGCGGCGGAGACCAAGCACGACGTCTTCACCACGCTCGCCCTGGTCGCCCGCGCGACCTCGCAGATCAGCCTGCAGTCGGCCATCGCCGTCGCGTTCGCGCGCAACCCGATGAACGTGGCGGTGCTCGCCAACGACCTCCAGCTGATCAGCGAGGGCCGGTTCCGGCTCGGCCTCGGCTCCCAGGTCAAGCCGCACATCGAGCGGCGGTTCGCGATGCCGTGGGGGCAGCCCGCCAAGCGGATGGAGGAGTTCGTCGGGGCGATCCGGGCGATCTGGCGGGCCTGGCAGACCGGTGACCGGCTGATGTTCCGCGGCGAGTTCTACAAGCACACGCTGATGACCGACTTCTTCAACCCGGGCCCCAACCCGTTCGGGAACCCGCCGATCGAGGTCGCCGCCGTCGGGGAACGGATGATCGCCGCCGCCGGCCGGGCCGCCGACGGTCTGCTGGTGCACCCGCTGACCAGCGCCGCCTACCTGACGGAGCGGATCCTGCCGTGCCTGCGCGAGGCCCGCGGCGGCGGCCTGGACGGCTTCACGCTGCAGATGAGCGCCATGGTCGTGCTCGGCGCGGACCCGGCTCAGCGGGCCCGCGCCGACCAGGCGGTGCGCGGCCAGATCGCGTTCTACGCGTCGACGCCGTCGTACCGGCCGGTCCTCGAACTGCACGGCTGGGGCGATCTCGCCGACCGGCTCAACGTGCTCTCCCGGCGGCAGCAGTGGACCGAGATGGCCGCCGAGATCACCGACGACGTGCTGGACGCGTTCGCGGTGTCCGGAGACGCCGCCGCCGTGGCCGCCGGATTGCAGGACCGGTTCGGTACGTCGATTGATCGCGTTTCGCTATACACACCCTATGAGGCGGACCGTTACCAGATGGCTGCCGTCAGAGCGGCGTTGTCTCGATCGAATCCACCCGGTTCGGATAGAACGCCACGTGGTTGA